From one Babesia bovis T2Bo chromosome 3, whole genome shotgun sequence genomic stretch:
- a CDS encoding DEAD/DEAH box helicase family protein, translated as MAKVDKDTEVVEEEPESKATSSPDTTNSTHLTPKKRDYFTDIYFKDLDLSEPLINGLTELNFERTTEIQAKCIPHLLQGKDVLGKAHTGSGKTLAFLVPLAEVLFQVKFMPRNGTGGLIISPTRELSEQTFAVAKDVLKYLPQTIGLVMGGTNRRGEAERLSRGINILIATPGRLLDHMQNTKGFLYKNLLVLIIDEADRILEIGFEEEMNQIIKLLPKKRQTCLFSATHTSKVEDMVRLSMTNPVFVQACSKDVATVATLEQGYVVCEAENRFMLLFSFLKRHLDKKIMVFFSSGNSVKFHDALLNYIDIAVKSIYGKKQQNKRSSAYYSFCNAKTGILLCTDVAARGWDIPKVDWIVQYDPPSDPRDYIHRVGRTARGADGEGRAIMFLMPEELGFLHYLKELKVPLSKYEFELNKIAKVQVQLEKLVEKNFYLNRASREAYRSYLQAYLSHSLKDIFNVHSLDLIRVAKSFGFSNPPKVDLNIKITDRKKRPREHSSTSNQRHRSN; from the exons ATGGCTAAGGTGGACAAGGATACGGAGGTTGTTGAGGAAGAGCCCGAAAGCAAGGCTACTTCCAGTCCAGATACCACCaattctacacatttaacTCCTAAAAAGCGTGACTATTTCactgatatatatttcaagGACTTAGATTTATCAGAACCCTTGATAAATGGTTTGACTGAGCTTAACTTTGAGCGTACTACTGAGATACAGGCCAAATGCATTCCACATCTGCTACAAGGCAAGGATGTTTTAGGGAAGGCTCATACAG GTTCCGGTAAGACCCTGGCATTTTTAGTACCACTCGCGGAGGTACTGTTCCAAGTCAAGTTCATGCCGAGGAATGGTACTGGCGGTTTAATCATATCACCCACTCGTGAACTGAGTGAGCAAACTTTTGCCGTTGCTAAGGATGTGCTAAAATATTTACCTCAGACCATAGGCTTGGTCATGGGTGGTACTAATCGCAGGGGTGAGGCTGAGCGACTCAGTCGCGGCATCAATATCCTAATCGCTACACCAGGTCGTTTACTGGACCATATGCAGAATACGAAGGGATTCCTATATAAAAATCTATTGGTCCTGATTATAGATGAAGCAGATCGCATTCTAGAGATAGGTTTCGAGGAGGAAATGAACCAGATTATCAAGTTGTTACCCAAAAAACGTCAGACATGTCTATTTTCCGCTACTCACACATCAAAGGTGGAGGACATGGTGCGGTTATCCATGACCAATCCCGTATTTGTCCAG GCATGTTCCAAGGATGTAGCTACGGTTGCTACCCTTGAGCAGGGATATGTCGTATGCGAGGCGGAGAATCGCTTTATGTTACTCTTTTCATTCCTTAAGCGCCACCTGGATAAAAAGATTATGGTCTTCTTCAGTAGTGGCAACTCGGTTAAATTCCACGATGCACTATTGAATTATATTGACATTGCAGTTAAGTCGATCTACGGCAAGAAGCAGCAAAACAAGCGCTCTAGTGCATACTACTCATTTTGCAATGCCAAG ACTGGTATACTACTGTGTACCGACGTAGCAGCTAGGGGTTGGGACATTCCAAAG GTTGACTGGATTGTACAATATGATCCACCATCTGACCCGCGTGATTACATTCACCGTGTTGGAAGGACTGCCAGGGGTGCTGATGGAGAAGGGCGTGCTATAATGTTCCTTATGCCGGAGGAACTTGGGTTCCTGCACTACCTTAAGGAGCTGAAGGTACCACTCAGCAAGTATGAATTCGAGCTCAACAAAATCGCTAAAGTCCAGGTGCAGCTAGAGAAGCTCGTGGAGAAGAACTTTTACCTCAACCGTGCTTCCAGGGAGGCCTATAGATCATATCTTCAGGCCTACCTGTCACACAGCCTGAAGGACATTTTCAACGTCCACTCGCTGGATCTAATCAGAGTAGCCAAATCATTTGGTTTCTCTAATCCCCCTAAGGTTGACTTGAACATCAAGATAACAGATCGAAAGAAGC
- a CDS encoding Zn-finger in Ran binding protein and others family protein has translation MCSWRRYDERASRRSYHEDSYDSGYPRESSRDYGSQYRYNDDNTRNRSGDQDRFADYQLPRDSPLDRPHYNNKRRAQYDRPDHDSRGYHSAGDWRRESTGRGPREYNRRREEYTYRDYDRSRSREPDEYSGNHTEYQHNKTRTGGDTSYVTTELKSVQREDTEHKRAELKSQDHSSEAANAHKSRDSRVKNEEPVEFDYKNKEAVEHLNRLMEYERENVNTRETRNQSAESPVEEPIKKTEWYMQPRYQKQKPWKMDETNSYQRKDRYRHSSDNEVEERENSATVLVRNLATTVSVDDVDNVVSGLCIERGTSAPNNVTLRTTEGHYGPVGESSILKSIGIGPAVERYAVVTFPSPENAARFMECVSSRKLTINNEEYYVEYDTLEVNSDVKTIESSLTYEDYQEYDAILKRRQSAHDWICPVCRFINYARRSQCFTCESERPPDEVLQKQKLLVDISSTDKTLPIHTNVSDVSSWVVLKGIPLDADPAALLLQVCTAVPQGRSTFTTESLGNACCSILPFQGSYLRLEPVKSLEKQIADNLMKNLKTNTLRVIYEYDSETYAVNLVTEFTAPNKTGNKETKTCKIRTSNVSALEQICQSSSMPPGARKYLDSWQEKVILSPGGKPDASRMYFDEVSGYLYDGVLGIYFDANTNNYISVRSERYHWDDTLQALVLSDKGILKPEPDSTQQGSQLQGLLAAALKAAQMTNKKVGDTADGKEATKSVMEPSVVTTNAPPKPRIDIAQTFDLGNQSDDECDMELEDNDKVDDKMAQPVLTPTKIDVRSVIVCLQCLRVFNDQTRLELHERRSRYHQVLMDT, from the exons ATGTGCTCATGGCGTCGCTATGATGAGCGCGCTTCACGTAGGAGTTACCATGAAGACAGCTATGACAGTGGATATCCTCGTGAATCAAGCAGGGATTATGGATCGCAGTATCGATATAATGATGATAACACCAGAAATCGATCTGGTGATCAAGATCGCTTTGCAGATTATCAACTACCGCGTGATTCCCCTTTAGATAGACCACATTACAATAATAAACGTCGAGCTCAGTATGATAGACCTGACCACGATAGTCGTGGGTACCACTCTGCAGGGGATTGGCGTAGGGAATCAACTGGTCGCGGACCAAGGGAATACAACCGTCGAAGAGAGGAGTACACCTACCGTGATTATGACAGAAGCAGATCGAGGGAGCCCGATGAATATTCGGGGAACCATACTGAGTATCAGCATAATAAAACTAGGACTGGAGGTGATACAAGTTATGTAACTACAGAACTGAAGTCTGTCCAAAGGGAAGATACTGAGCATAAAAGAGCTGAACTAAAGTCTCAAGATCATTCCAGTGAAGCTGCAAACGCTCACAAATCAAGAG ACTCTCGAGTTAAGAATGAAGAACCCGTTGAGTTTGATTACAAGAATAAAGAAGCTGTTGAGCATCTAAATAGACTAATGGAATACGAGCGGGAAAATGTTAATACCCGTGAGACACGAAACCAGAGTGCTGAGAGTCCTGTAGAAGAACCTATAAAGAAAACAGAATGGTATATGCAACCACGATACCAGAAACAGAAACCATGGAAAATGGATGAAACTAATTCATACCAAAGAAAAGATAGATATCGCCATTCAAGTGATAACGAGGTCGAAGAGCGAGAAAATAGTGCTACGGTATTAGTGCGTAACCTGGCCACGACTGTATCGGTTGACGACGTAGACAATGTCGTTTCAGGGCTGTGTATAGAGCGTGGCACTTCCGCGCCGAATAATGTCACACTGCGCACTACGGAGGGCCATTATGGGCCCGTTGGAGAATCGAGTATACTGAAATCTATCGGTATAGGGCCTGCCGTAGAGCGTTATGCCGTGGTGACCTTCCCATCACCTGAAAACGCAGCGCGGTTTATGGAATGCGTATCAAGTAGGAAGTTAACAATAAACAACGAGGAGTACTACGTGGAATATGATACCCTCGAAGTTAATTCCGATGTTAAGACCATAGAGTCCAGTTTGACCTATGAGGATTACCAGGAATATGATGCTATATTAAAGCGAAGGCAGTCGGCCCATGATTGGATATGCCCAGTATGCAGATTTATTAATTATGCAAGGCGATCGCAGTGCTTCACATGTGAGTCGGAGCGACCACCCGACGAGGTTTTGCAGAAGCAGAAGCTGCTAGTGGATATATCGTCAACTGACAAGACATTGCCTATCCATACCAACGTCTCGGATGTATCCTCCTGGGTAGTACTTAAGGGCATACCACTGGATGCCGATCCTGCTGCGCTACTGCTTCAGGTTTGCACTGCGGTACCACAGGGGCGCAGCACATTTACAACG GAGTCCCTAGGAAATGCCTGCTGCTCGATACTGCCTTTCCAGGGATCTTACCTGCGACTAGAGCCTGTGAAATCACTTGAAAAGCAGATAGCGGATAATCTAATGAAGAATTTGAAAACTAATACCCTTCGGGTTATCTATGAGTACGACAGTGAGACTTATGCAGTTAACCTAGTAACTGAGTTCACTGCACCAAATAAAACGGGTAACAAAGAAACTAAAACATGCAAGATAAGAACTAGTAATGTCAGTGCCCTGGAGCAGATATGTCAATCGTCAAGCATGCCCCCTGGAGCCAGGAAGTACCTGGACTCGTGGCAAGAGAAGGTTATACTATCCCCAGGAGGAAAGCCTGATGCCTCTAGGATGTATTTTGATGAGGTGTCAGGATACCTGTACGATGGAGTCCTTGGGATATACTTCGACGCCAATACGAATAACTACATATCAGTACGTAGCGAACGCTACCATTGGGACGATACGCTGCAGGCACTGGTGTTGTCGGATAAAGGAATATTAAAACCAGAACCAGATAGTACACAGCAAGGATCTCAGCTCCAGGGGTTGCTGGCAGCGGCGCTCAAAGCAGCGCAGATGACCAATAAGAAAGTTGGAGATACTGCCGATGGTAAGGAGGCTACCAAATCAGTTATGGAACCAAGTGTAGTTACCACTAATGCGCCACCGAAACCGCGCATTGACATTGCGCAAACATTTGACCTCGGTAATCaatctgatgatgaatGTGACATGGAGCTAGAAGACAACGATAAAGTGGATGACAAAATGGCACAGCCAGTACTTACTCCAACAAAGATCGATGTGCGAAGTGTTATAGTGTGCCTACAGTGTCTCAGGGTATTCAACGACCAGACTCGACTCGAGTTGCATGAACGCAGGTCGCGTTACCACCAGGTGTTAATGGACACCTAG
- a CDS encoding Transcription factor Tfb4 family protein translates to MDSFNARGVATPASKDAVSNVENALVIVIDLTPTAWSGSPNKGEVKLQLPSLFNLLHRFIKTYAFMSSSNRCCIIGTHASGTRILYEGIPNVDWLPSCFVRRDSAESKSDACTLGVWNAMLDFIGTWSSKGDPQLTTALSMGLLYLNRLQQTSSGLGRRIIFIDTSETNAYQSQYIALMNVAFTALKSGITINTCALKRSTRILEQLCDVTNAKYINLSKVLEKEDSNLNHEQCILQLLMFWFLPSVDISEQLSTQLPFDFSNRAVCYCHYRTVDIAFLCPCCFAVHCSEKDDKGRYRVFCLVCNSRLSRPLVKNKSATDADLSTY, encoded by the exons ATGGATAGCTTCAATGCCAGAGGCGTTGCGACGCCAGCGTCTAAAGATGCAGTGTCTAATGTCGAAAATGCACTTGTAATAGTGATTGATCTTACACCAACTGCATGGTCAGGGTCACCTAATAAAGGTGAAGTTAAATTGCAGTTGCCATCGCTATTCAACCTACTGCATAGATTTATTAAAACCTATGCCTTTATGTCATCCAGCAATAGGTGCTGTATTATCGGAACACATGCATCAGGGAC TCGCATTTTGTATGAGGGTATACCTAACGTCGACTGGCTGCCATCATGCTTTGTGCGTCGAGATTCAGCAGAAAGCAAGTCAGATGCATGTACCCTGGGTGTATGGAATGCTATGTTAGATTTCATAGGCACATGGTCATCAAAAGGTGACCCACAACTGACAACAGCCTTGTCAATGGGTCTGCTGT ATCTCAACCGACTCCAACAGACTTCTAGTGGCCTGGGACGCCGGATTATCTTTATCGATACTTCCGAAACCAATGCCTACCAATCGCAGTACATCGCTTTGATGAATGTTGCCTTTACCGCTCTAAAGTCG GGCATTACCATTAACACTTGCGCCCTTAAACGATCGACG AGGATTCTCGAGCAGTTGTGTGACGTCACAAACGCCAAGTATATCAACCTGTCAAAGGTTCTGGAAAAGGAAGATAGTAACCTGAACCACGAGCAGTGCATCCTACAACTACTGATG TTTTGGTTCCTGCCTTCAGTGGATATATCAGAACAGCTGTCAACACAACTGCCGTTCGATTTCAGCAATAGAGCAGTATGTTACTGCCATTACAGAACAGTGGACATTGCATTCCTATGCCCATGCTGCTTTGCCG TGCATTGCTCCGAAAAAGACGATAAAGGAAGGTATCGAGTATTCTGCCTGGTGTGCAA CTCACGGCTGTCAAGGCCATTAGTCAAGAATAAGTCGGCAACAGACGCCGACCTCTCGACATATTGA
- a CDS encoding putative ER lumen protein-retaining receptor, producing MSMNAFRLAGDFCHLASLVILILKLKLSKNCLGISCRMQELYFLVFAFRYLDLFVYYISLYNTVMKLLFLLTTAYTIYLIRFCPPISQTYNRKIDRFPYEKYLLAPVILLTMFTTSRYTFLDITWTFSIWLESVAILPQLTMLYQQREVENITSHYVATMGLYRALYLLNWVYRYLAETPPYICGICWVAGIVQTMLYADFFYYFAKSKWYGKRLVLPFTGDV from the coding sequence ATGTCTATGAACGCATTTCGTCTTGCGGGTGACTTCTGTCACCTTGCGAGTTTGGTAATTCTCATCCTTAAGTTGAAGTTGTCTAAGAACTGTTTAGGTATATCATGCCGGATGCAGGAGCTTTACTTCCTCGTTTTTGCTTTCCGGTACCTCGATTTATTTGTTTACTACATCAGTCTTTACAATACTGTTATGAAGTTGTTATTCTTGTTGACTACGGCTTATACTATATATCTAATTCGGTTCTGTCCACCTATCTCTCAGACTTACAACCGCAAGATTGATCGCTTTCCTTATGAGAAGTACCTTTTGGCACCCGTCATCCTATTGACTATGTTTACTACCAGCCGGTACACATTTTTGGATATAACATGGACTTTTTCTATTTGGTTGGAGAGTGTTGCCATATTGCCGCAGTTGACTATGCTTTATCAGCAACGTGAGGTGGAGAACATCACTTCCCACTATGTGGCTACTATGGGTTTATATCGTGCTCTATATCTTTTGAATTGGGTATATCGCTATTTGGCTGAGACACCTCCATACATTTGTGGCATTTGCTGGGTTGCTGGTATTGTACAAACTATGTTGTACGCTGATTTCTTCTACTACTTTGCTAAGTCTAAGTGGTACGGCAAGCGTTTGGTATTGCCTTTTACTGGTGATGTATAG